TCGTGCTGATTGCTGTCGTCACGCTTCTGGCGGCAAGCCCGGAAAGCGGCAAGACCATTCTCGGCCTCGATCCGCTTTTCGGCCTTGATCCCAAGAACGGCCAGGATGCGCGCATCACCGGACCGATCTCGGCCGTCTGGTACCTGATTTTCATCCTGCCGATGTTCTTTTTCACGCCCGATGTCGGCAGAGGCCTGCCCTTCGGCACTGCCATCCGCGCCGGCCTGCGGGAACTGAGAAACACCCTCGGCGAACTCAAGGAGCGGCGCGGAGTTCTGAAATTCCTCGTCGCCCGCATGATCTATCAGGACGGCGTCAACGGCCTGCTGATTCTCGGCGGCGTCTTCGCCGCCGGCATGTTCGGCTGGGCGACGATCGAGATCGGCCTCTACGGCATCATCCTGACCGTCGTCGCGATCTTCGGCTGCCTGATCGCCGGCCGGATCGACAAGGGCGTCGGTTCGAAGGTGACCGTGGTCATCAGCCTTACCCTGCTGCTTCTCGCCACCATCGGCATCATCTCGACCGGGCCGGGTTATACCCTGTTTGGCCTCATGGCGCTGCCGACCGTCGATTCCGGTGACCTCTTCGGCACCGCCGCGGAAAAGGCCTATATCCTCTATGGCCTGCTGATCGGTCTCGCCTTCGGGCCGGTGCAGGCCTCGTCGCGCTCCTATCTCGCCCGCAGCGTCAGCCTCGAGGAAGCCGGCCGCTATTTCGGCATCTACGCGCTTTCCGGGCGCGCCACGAGCTTCATGGCGACGCTGCTTTT
This DNA window, taken from Rhizobium etli CFN 42, encodes the following:
- a CDS encoding MFS transporter — translated: MLNRIDWTGTQPPKATEKGIWGWMFFDWAAQPFFTVVTTFIFGPYFVSRLTDDPVSAQTTWSNMATISSVIIALLSPVLGSIADQSGARKPWIGFFAIIKIASLFGLWFAAPGSPVLYPVIFMILASVSAEFSIVFNDSMMPRLVAKHEVGKLSNTAWGLGYLGGMIVLIAVVTLLAASPESGKTILGLDPLFGLDPKNGQDARITGPISAVWYLIFILPMFFFTPDVGRGLPFGTAIRAGLRELRNTLGELKERRGVLKFLVARMIYQDGVNGLLILGGVFAAGMFGWATIEIGLYGIILTVVAIFGCLIAGRIDKGVGSKVTVVISLTLLLLATIGIISTGPGYTLFGLMALPTVDSGDLFGTAAEKAYILYGLLIGLAFGPVQASSRSYLARSVSLEEAGRYFGIYALSGRATSFMATLLFSLVTYLSGSPRFGMATLILFLAGGLVLLIRTPYPADRG